In Myxococcus stipitatus, the following are encoded in one genomic region:
- a CDS encoding WGR domain-containing protein, with product MRRFEFVEGTSSKFWQPEVQGNVFIVTFGRIGTAGQRKEKGFPDAAAAEREYEKKIAEKVREGYREVTDGAAAPTPAAAPVAPQKPPLPRRVPSATPTPELLKAAADALAGLRARLGWRSWEVTSRARSARRALRALGGVDPAAHAELSGTFDALMARVVASPKEGRLPLRHALGLLNELDVAAYSRAVDVWRRAPETAALTVVRGAESLGVPELSLRLGLLLAERPGMKGSASEEGWAKRWSVLRPHVEEKLSESGGSLADWAKGVNAGSDTQLAGRLARLEA from the coding sequence ATGCGTAGATTTGAGTTCGTCGAGGGAACAAGCTCCAAGTTCTGGCAGCCCGAGGTCCAGGGCAATGTCTTCATCGTCACCTTCGGCCGGATTGGGACCGCGGGGCAGCGCAAGGAGAAGGGGTTCCCGGACGCCGCGGCGGCCGAGCGCGAGTACGAGAAGAAGATCGCCGAGAAGGTGCGAGAGGGTTACCGCGAGGTGACGGACGGCGCCGCCGCGCCCACGCCCGCCGCCGCGCCCGTCGCGCCGCAGAAGCCGCCGCTTCCCAGGCGTGTTCCCTCCGCCACCCCCACGCCGGAGTTGCTCAAGGCCGCCGCGGACGCGCTCGCGGGGCTGCGGGCCCGCCTGGGCTGGCGAAGCTGGGAGGTCACCTCCCGCGCCCGGAGCGCGCGCAGGGCACTCAGGGCCCTGGGCGGCGTGGACCCGGCCGCACACGCGGAGCTGTCCGGCACCTTCGACGCGCTGATGGCGCGCGTGGTCGCCTCGCCCAAGGAAGGCCGGCTGCCGTTGCGCCATGCGCTGGGCCTGTTGAACGAACTGGACGTCGCGGCGTACTCGCGGGCCGTGGACGTGTGGCGGCGGGCGCCCGAGACAGCGGCGCTGACGGTGGTGCGCGGCGCCGAGTCGCTCGGGGTGCCCGAACTCTCCCTGCGGCTGGGACTGCTCCTGGCGGAGCGGCCGGGGATGAAGGGCAGCGCCTCGGAAGAGGGCTGGGCGAAGCGTTGGAGCGTGCTGCGGCCGCACGTCGAGGAGAAGCTGTCCGAGTCGGGCGGCTCCCTGGCGGACTGGGCCAAGGGCGTCAACGCGGGGAGCGACACGCAGCTGGCGGGCCGCCTCGCGCGTCTGGAGGCCTGA
- a CDS encoding substrate-binding domain-containing protein yields MTPRLLIVVGLLAAFGGVLYLTSHRAHRSPGAPEAGTPAPAQSKPPRPGEKVDISFLYSTEKKDWVEAAAKDFQLEHPHIRLTLVGKGSLEASQAILEGRERPTVWSPADSAVLRMLASDWATDASHGPLFAEEGEDAPRPLVITPLVFAVWEDRAEVLRKASGGGAVSWKVLQKAVTSPQGWPSIGGKPEWGFVKLGHTDPTRSNSGLQALLLATLEYYGKRGGLTVEDLLDPRYQEWMKSLERGVTRFESSSGTFMTDMVRFGPSRYDIAVVYENLAISHLSHAQGRWGDLRVYYPALTLWSDHPAAVLQGNWVTPAQKAAAREWLHYLRSRPVQERALTFGFRPADPSVPLKNSDPENPFNRLASKGVRVDVPPVAEVPEGPVVRDLLTLWSRVLVPDR; encoded by the coding sequence ATGACACCCAGGCTACTCATCGTGGTCGGACTCCTCGCCGCGTTTGGAGGCGTCCTCTACCTCACCTCGCATCGAGCGCATCGGTCGCCAGGAGCGCCTGAGGCTGGCACCCCCGCGCCCGCGCAGTCGAAGCCCCCGAGGCCCGGGGAGAAGGTGGACATCTCCTTCCTCTACAGCACGGAGAAGAAGGACTGGGTGGAGGCGGCGGCGAAGGACTTCCAACTCGAGCACCCCCACATCCGGCTGACGCTGGTGGGGAAGGGCTCGTTGGAGGCCTCGCAGGCCATCCTGGAGGGCCGTGAGCGCCCCACGGTGTGGAGCCCCGCGGACAGCGCGGTGCTGCGCATGCTGGCCTCGGACTGGGCCACGGACGCCTCGCACGGGCCGCTGTTCGCCGAGGAGGGCGAGGATGCTCCGCGCCCATTGGTGATTACGCCCCTGGTCTTCGCGGTGTGGGAGGACCGGGCGGAGGTGCTGCGCAAGGCCAGCGGTGGCGGCGCGGTGTCGTGGAAGGTCTTGCAGAAGGCGGTGACGAGTCCCCAGGGGTGGCCCTCCATCGGCGGCAAGCCCGAGTGGGGCTTCGTCAAGCTGGGCCACACGGACCCCACGCGCTCGAACTCCGGGCTTCAGGCGCTGCTGCTGGCGACGCTGGAGTACTACGGCAAGCGCGGCGGGCTCACGGTGGAGGACCTGCTGGACCCTCGCTACCAGGAGTGGATGAAGTCGCTGGAGCGGGGTGTCACCCGCTTCGAGTCGTCCTCGGGCACCTTCATGACGGACATGGTCCGCTTCGGTCCGTCCCGCTACGACATCGCGGTGGTGTACGAGAACCTGGCCATCTCCCACCTGTCGCACGCGCAGGGGCGGTGGGGTGACTTGCGGGTGTACTACCCGGCGCTCACCTTGTGGAGCGACCATCCGGCCGCGGTGCTGCAGGGCAACTGGGTGACACCCGCGCAGAAGGCCGCCGCGCGCGAGTGGCTTCACTACCTGCGCAGCCGCCCGGTGCAGGAGCGGGCGTTGACCTTCGGATTCCGGCCGGCGGACCCGTCGGTGCCGCTGAAGAACTCCGACCCGGAGAACCCCTTCAACCGCCTGGCCTCGAAGGGGGTGCGGGTGGACGTGCCGCCCGTGGCGGAGGTCCCCGAGGGGCCCGTTGTGCGGGACTTGCTGACCCTGTGGTCGCGCGTGCTCGTGCCGGACCGGTAG
- a CDS encoding alpha-12C2-mannosidase encodes MLKSMGALVLAVLLVGGTSHAFSDGDVSRVVSFARSQLRKTATAMPDATWSPKASQSNGTWTTVRNTAPTAWTQGFFPGSLWQMYQVGLEPSWSSKADRWTRPLEVQKTNRQTHDLGFKMFLSFGAAYRFTADNYYRDVLLVSAESLASRYNTRVGIIDCCDWNPAWDVPLVTDTMMNLELLLWAAANGGRAELRDMALSHALVTLRDAVRPDGSSFHYVDYNGATGAIRSRGTYQGYSTNSTWARGHAWLIYGYTMVYRYTGDTRMLDAARKVTDWYLAHVPSDMVPKWDFDAPGTQRDSSAAAVVASALLELSTLETDGARKTRYHDAALRTLDTLVSPAYFAQGTNSPGLLLHGVGNLPANQEVDVSLIYGDYYFLEAVLRFNPEPSFPWYSKLDFFESLHLLSCGNTGVRTVEFDVTPLAARQDGTVGYADSATPVAGYADLNMTVRMNLDGYFDVRNGGGYAALVRVPYVNGQTYHVRLVTDLSAKRYSVWVRPPGGSEIQIANLYAFRTGAPFIDDLGKVSIRTAQTDSDFRVDGHTVTPGTMGAVRD; translated from the coding sequence ATGCTGAAATCAATGGGCGCACTGGTGTTGGCGGTGCTGCTGGTGGGAGGCACGTCCCACGCGTTCAGTGATGGGGATGTGTCGCGGGTGGTGAGTTTCGCCCGCAGCCAGCTTCGCAAGACGGCGACGGCCATGCCGGACGCGACATGGTCTCCCAAGGCGTCACAGTCCAACGGGACGTGGACGACGGTGCGCAACACCGCGCCGACGGCGTGGACCCAGGGTTTCTTCCCCGGGAGTCTGTGGCAGATGTACCAGGTGGGCCTGGAGCCCTCGTGGTCCAGCAAGGCGGACCGGTGGACGCGGCCCCTCGAGGTCCAGAAGACGAACCGCCAGACGCACGACCTGGGCTTCAAGATGTTCTTGAGCTTCGGCGCGGCGTATCGCTTCACGGCGGACAACTACTACCGGGACGTGCTGCTCGTGTCGGCCGAGTCGCTCGCGTCTCGCTACAACACGCGCGTCGGCATCATCGACTGCTGTGACTGGAACCCCGCGTGGGACGTGCCGCTCGTCACGGACACGATGATGAACCTGGAGCTCTTGTTGTGGGCGGCGGCGAATGGAGGGCGCGCGGAGCTGCGGGACATGGCGCTCAGTCATGCGCTCGTCACGCTGCGCGATGCGGTGCGGCCCGACGGCAGCTCGTTCCACTACGTGGACTACAACGGCGCGACGGGGGCCATCCGCTCCAGGGGAACGTACCAGGGGTACTCGACGAACTCGACGTGGGCACGGGGCCATGCGTGGCTCATCTACGGCTACACGATGGTGTACCGGTACACGGGGGACACGCGGATGCTGGACGCCGCTCGCAAGGTGACGGACTGGTACCTGGCCCATGTGCCCTCGGACATGGTGCCCAAGTGGGACTTCGACGCGCCGGGGACGCAGCGGGACTCCTCGGCGGCGGCTGTTGTCGCCTCGGCGCTGCTGGAGTTGAGCACGCTGGAGACGGACGGCGCGCGCAAGACGCGCTACCACGACGCGGCGCTGCGCACGCTCGACACGCTGGTCTCTCCAGCCTACTTCGCCCAGGGCACCAACAGCCCGGGGCTCCTGCTGCACGGCGTGGGGAACCTCCCCGCGAACCAGGAGGTGGACGTCAGCCTCATCTATGGCGACTACTACTTCCTGGAGGCGGTGCTGCGCTTCAACCCGGAGCCGTCATTCCCCTGGTACTCGAAGCTGGACTTCTTCGAGAGCCTGCACCTGCTGTCCTGCGGCAACACGGGCGTGCGCACCGTCGAGTTCGACGTGACACCGCTGGCGGCCCGGCAGGATGGGACGGTGGGCTATGCGGACAGCGCCACGCCGGTGGCGGGCTATGCCGACTTGAACATGACGGTGCGGATGAACCTGGATGGGTACTTCGACGTGCGCAACGGGGGAGGCTATGCGGCGCTCGTGCGGGTGCCTTACGTGAATGGACAGACGTACCACGTGCGGCTCGTCACGGACCTGTCCGCGAAGCGCTACAGCGTGTGGGTCCGTCCCCCGGGAGGAAGTGAAATCCAGATTGCGAACCTGTATGCGTTTCGGACGGGCGCGCCGTTCATCGACGACCTCGGGAAGGTGTCCATCCGGACGGCCCAGACGGACAGCGACTTCCGGGTTGATGGACATACGGTGACCCCGGGGACGATGGGGGCCGTGCGCGACTGA
- a CDS encoding sigma-70 family RNA polymerase sigma factor, protein MTEDEIATCIQRASRGAQDAHRELYQRFQGSVRRVALGYSALGPAEVEDVVQETFVRAFRELPRLQHPRAFGSWLVTIARHHAQALSRGAQVRGRAAEDLALELESTTPAIPPSLQLERRVAVVRELIEGLPEGPEKETVRLFYLEGELSAREIAERLGLGKSAVTMRLERFRARVKRELLSRLLAAGVG, encoded by the coding sequence GTGACGGAGGACGAAATCGCCACGTGCATCCAGCGGGCGTCCCGAGGTGCGCAGGATGCACACCGCGAGCTGTACCAGCGCTTCCAGGGCTCGGTGCGCCGGGTGGCGCTGGGCTACTCCGCGTTGGGGCCCGCGGAAGTGGAGGACGTGGTCCAGGAGACGTTCGTCCGCGCGTTCCGCGAGCTGCCCCGGCTTCAGCATCCACGCGCGTTCGGCAGCTGGCTGGTGACGATTGCTCGCCACCATGCGCAGGCGCTCAGCCGGGGCGCGCAGGTGCGGGGACGCGCGGCGGAGGACCTGGCGTTGGAGCTGGAGTCGACCACTCCCGCGATTCCTCCCTCCCTCCAACTGGAGCGGCGCGTGGCGGTGGTGCGCGAGCTCATCGAGGGACTGCCGGAGGGCCCCGAGAAGGAGACGGTGCGCCTCTTCTATCTGGAGGGCGAATTGAGCGCGCGCGAAATCGCGGAGCGCCTGGGGTTGGGCAAGAGCGCGGTGACGATGCGCCTGGAGCGCTTTCGCGCGCGGGTGAAGCGTGAGTTGCTGTCGCGGCTGCTGGCCGCGGGAGTGGGATGA
- a CDS encoding caspase family protein: MNRPGLHVVLWLCILVLSACGATSAGEKGRTVRVRLDSAQLASAHEGERHALLIGISQYDDESWNDLRFPGKDAEDLGRALADPRRGGFRSVTVLSRPEQTTRAAVLEALRALAAKPWRPKDVVVIYVSGHGTLARDTRGDLQRYLVMRDTRFRDVQGTGLEMAALERELENLGSRRRVLVLATCHSGTGKSLLPPSVLDELERTKGAFPPRPLEEESRASLVLSASDWGEAAREDDALGNDIYTHFFVEALDGRGDRNGDGAVSATEAHDWARRHTWTYTQGRQRPSVRMTEVGADPVLLSGALTQPGQPEVFSYSPRLEGFTLKVDGVDAGELPGGVALPEGKRKLGLHKGGETLWEDTVALRSGERRALDALLREFVEGHKRTVSLEAGMLGFLDARSRREVLPSTVLVGAGLRLDGLLLEQRLDVGVDVSVGQGHQSLRLDVGGNVPVRHRAVMVGVTVGPSWEWGRLSVSTGPRVAALWLQRSFQLDLLNRDESYLTVWPGWMAGVSWQLSARWVLEAKGQLLWAYVPMDGRTRAVGFGGLMLGGGYRF, from the coding sequence GTGAACCGTCCGGGTCTCCACGTCGTCCTGTGGCTCTGCATCCTGGTCCTCTCGGCCTGTGGCGCGACGAGCGCGGGCGAGAAGGGTCGGACGGTGCGCGTGCGCCTGGACTCGGCGCAGCTCGCGTCGGCGCACGAGGGTGAGCGGCACGCGCTGCTCATCGGCATCAGCCAGTACGACGACGAGTCCTGGAACGACCTGCGCTTTCCGGGAAAGGACGCGGAGGACCTGGGGCGCGCGCTGGCGGACCCTCGGCGAGGGGGCTTCCGCTCGGTGACGGTGTTGAGCCGCCCGGAGCAGACGACCCGCGCGGCGGTGCTGGAGGCGCTGCGCGCGCTGGCGGCGAAGCCCTGGCGTCCCAAGGACGTGGTGGTCATCTACGTGTCCGGGCACGGCACGCTCGCGCGCGACACGCGGGGAGACCTGCAGCGCTACCTGGTGATGCGTGACACGCGCTTCCGCGATGTGCAGGGCACGGGGCTGGAGATGGCGGCGCTGGAGCGCGAGCTGGAGAATCTGGGCTCCCGGCGGCGTGTGCTGGTGCTGGCCACCTGCCACAGCGGCACGGGCAAGTCGCTCTTGCCTCCCTCCGTGCTGGATGAGCTGGAGCGCACCAAGGGCGCATTCCCGCCGCGTCCGCTGGAGGAGGAGAGCCGCGCGTCGCTCGTGTTGTCCGCCAGCGACTGGGGCGAGGCGGCGCGCGAGGACGACGCGCTGGGCAACGACATCTACACGCACTTCTTCGTGGAGGCGCTCGACGGACGCGGAGACCGCAACGGGGACGGCGCGGTGAGCGCCACCGAGGCGCACGACTGGGCACGCCGCCACACGTGGACCTATACGCAGGGCCGTCAGCGCCCGAGCGTGCGAATGACGGAAGTGGGCGCCGACCCGGTGTTGCTGTCCGGCGCGTTGACGCAGCCGGGGCAACCGGAGGTCTTCTCGTACAGTCCGCGCCTGGAGGGCTTCACGCTCAAGGTGGACGGGGTGGACGCGGGGGAGTTGCCCGGAGGCGTGGCGCTCCCCGAGGGCAAGCGGAAGCTGGGGCTCCACAAGGGCGGCGAGACCTTGTGGGAGGACACCGTCGCCTTGCGCTCGGGTGAGCGGCGGGCGCTGGACGCACTCCTGCGGGAGTTCGTGGAGGGCCACAAGCGCACCGTCTCATTGGAGGCGGGCATGCTGGGCTTCCTCGACGCGCGAAGCCGCCGCGAGGTGTTGCCCTCCACGGTGTTGGTGGGCGCGGGGCTGCGTCTGGACGGTCTGCTCCTGGAGCAGCGGCTGGACGTGGGCGTCGACGTGTCGGTGGGACAGGGACACCAGTCATTGCGGCTGGACGTGGGTGGGAATGTGCCGGTGCGCCACCGGGCGGTGATGGTGGGCGTGACGGTGGGGCCCTCGTGGGAATGGGGGCGGCTGAGTGTTTCCACCGGCCCTCGTGTGGCCGCCTTGTGGTTGCAGCGCTCCTTCCAGTTGGACCTGTTGAACCGGGACGAGAGCTACCTCACGGTTTGGCCCGGTTGGATGGCGGGAGTGTCATGGCAACTGAGCGCCCGGTGGGTATTGGAAGCAAAGGGCCAGCTGCTCTGGGCCTATGTCCCGATGGACGGCCGCACTCGCGCGGTGGGTTTTGGCGGCCTGATGTTGGGCGGAGGATATCGCTTCTGA
- a CDS encoding carboxypeptidase regulatory-like domain-containing protein, whose product MCAPRHLWLLAFGGLAFAGACGGFNNGPLEEGTVRGRLVGAEAGVAKVNVFGLPSMRAVVSADGRFELHDVPATSLELFMVASRTRAARAKVVAQGARITDLGDIVAPEGAFITVRMRDSGGGVPKEGEVEVEGAAFDDLRMDTSTGEVRVGPLPEGCYTLEVKADKLDEVEEEVCVGVGEELVRDIVLSGDDDDGGD is encoded by the coding sequence ATGTGCGCTCCGAGACACCTGTGGCTCCTGGCGTTCGGGGGCCTGGCATTCGCCGGGGCCTGCGGCGGCTTCAACAACGGGCCGCTCGAGGAGGGCACCGTGCGAGGCCGGCTCGTGGGCGCCGAGGCCGGCGTCGCGAAGGTGAACGTGTTCGGCCTGCCGAGCATGCGCGCGGTGGTGTCCGCCGACGGCCGCTTCGAGCTGCACGATGTGCCCGCGACCTCCCTGGAGTTGTTCATGGTGGCCTCGCGCACGCGGGCGGCGCGCGCGAAGGTGGTGGCGCAAGGGGCTCGCATCACCGACCTGGGGGACATCGTCGCGCCCGAAGGCGCCTTCATCACCGTGCGCATGAGGGACAGCGGTGGCGGCGTGCCCAAGGAGGGCGAGGTGGAGGTGGAGGGCGCCGCGTTCGACGACCTGCGCATGGACACGTCGACCGGCGAGGTGCGCGTGGGCCCTCTGCCCGAGGGCTGCTACACGCTCGAAGTCAAAGCGGACAAACTCGACGAGGTCGAGGAAGAGGTCTGTGTCGGCGTCGGTGAGGAGCTGGTGCGCGACATCGTCCTGAGCGGCGATGACGACGACGGCGGCGACTGA
- a CDS encoding Spy/CpxP family protein refolding chaperone, giving the protein MKKKLAVAGSAVVAVVLLSGFAFRGGPHHGHNPERFKQVVTWKLNDKLDDVGATEAQRQSIHAVKDRLFDEGVQLAEGQHATRSEVVAQLESDKPDAQALHALVDARIEALRAFAHKATDAVLEVHGTLTPEQRKVLASEYRERTGIE; this is encoded by the coding sequence ATGAAGAAGAAGCTCGCCGTCGCGGGTTCCGCCGTCGTCGCCGTCGTCCTGCTCAGTGGCTTCGCGTTCCGCGGCGGACCGCACCACGGCCACAACCCCGAGCGCTTCAAGCAAGTGGTGACGTGGAAGCTCAACGACAAGCTGGACGACGTCGGCGCGACGGAGGCCCAGCGCCAGTCCATCCACGCCGTGAAGGACCGCCTCTTCGACGAGGGTGTCCAGTTGGCGGAGGGACAACACGCGACGCGTTCGGAGGTCGTCGCGCAGCTCGAGTCCGACAAGCCCGATGCCCAGGCCCTCCACGCGCTGGTGGATGCACGCATCGAGGCGCTGCGCGCGTTTGCCCACAAGGCGACGGATGCCGTGCTGGAGGTCCACGGCACGCTGACGCCCGAGCAGCGCAAGGTCCTGGCCTCCGAGTACCGCGAGCGCACCGGAATCGAGTGA
- the dnaE gene encoding DNA polymerase III subunit alpha, whose protein sequence is MSFTHLHLHTLYSLLDGAIRMKDLIKTVKEKGMTSVAVTDHGNMFGAIDFYKKAKDAGIKPILGMEAYVAGPKGREDRSEKVSHHLILVAKNAEGYANLRYLSSMAYMQGFYYHPRIDKKVLAEHSKGLFALTACLGGEVTSACFRGDMDHARRAAQEYKDIFEPGHFFLEVQSNGMPEQDKANENLMQLSRDLDIPLCATADAHYIKREDARAHELLMCIASGKTLADNKRLKHATDKLYVTSPTEMLEFFKDTPEAVHNTQRIAEQCNLELKLGKPMLPTFKVPDSHTPDSFMAELAYEGLRERFTELAATVTYPIDREVYQARLSLEIGVIQKMGFSGYFLIVQDFINWAKKMGIPVGPGRGSGAGSLVAYALRITDVDPIPYNLLFERFLNPERVSMPDFDIDFCQDRRDEVIQYVGRKYGEMNVGQIITFGSLKAKSVLRDVCRVFALPFSEGDRIAKLVPEVLNITLKEAIEMEPRLKEMMEKPSNIGDVEGKPVTTKDVLEIALALEGLHRQPGMHAAGVVIADKPLWEFVPVYQPPGEKTLITQFAKDEVEAAGLVKFDFLGLKTLTVIQHGLDLVKRNHDKDIPRHEIPLNDDKVWELMAKGDTAGVFQMESSGFTEMVVKLKPSCFEDVIAAGALYRPGPLDSGMVDVFINRKHGREKVSYPHPALEPVLKDTYGVIVYQEQVMQISQVLGGYTLGRADLLRRAMGKKKAEVMQAERAGFLEGCAKNNVDLKVAGEIFDLMEKFAEYGFNKSHSAAYGLVTIHTAWLKAHYPCEFMAALLSSEKDNTDKVVKHIGEARESGLQVLPPDVNQSDLQFGAVDGKIRFGLGAIKGVGEGAIESILDARKDGHFKSLFDFCERVDSRRVNRKVLEALVKAGSFDFEKRPRRQIFDTIERAMNRGSSSQKDKAAGQSSLFGMLAGPAAGGAGLKDDYVDVEEWSEKERLALEKEAIGFYVSGHPLHQYDKELKRYAKPITAVQRARKDDKLTVAGVVTVLRERPTKTGKRMAWVTIEDLSGSIELVCFPGKEGTRSVMGANGKWTKQGPKPGFENWEHLLKSDDPILVTGTVQISQRDEDSPTPELIVDDIQSLKEVREKRTKRLELRVPADLLTEDRVAKLNELAKKYAGATPVAVSVLFPGEAEALIGNTSIKVQVHDDLLLAVDRLFGMKVVEFG, encoded by the coding sequence ATGTCCTTTACCCACCTGCACCTTCACACCCTCTATTCACTGCTCGATGGGGCCATCCGGATGAAGGACCTCATCAAGACGGTGAAGGAGAAGGGGATGACGAGTGTCGCCGTGACGGACCACGGCAACATGTTCGGCGCCATCGACTTCTACAAGAAGGCGAAGGACGCGGGCATCAAGCCCATCCTCGGCATGGAGGCGTACGTCGCGGGGCCCAAGGGGCGCGAGGACCGCTCCGAGAAGGTCTCCCACCACCTCATCCTGGTGGCGAAGAACGCGGAGGGCTACGCCAACCTGCGCTACCTCTCGTCGATGGCGTACATGCAGGGCTTCTACTACCACCCGCGCATCGACAAGAAGGTGCTCGCCGAGCACAGCAAGGGCCTCTTCGCGCTCACCGCCTGCCTGGGTGGCGAGGTGACGAGCGCCTGCTTCCGCGGCGACATGGACCACGCCCGGCGCGCGGCCCAGGAGTACAAGGACATCTTCGAGCCCGGGCACTTCTTCCTGGAGGTGCAGTCCAACGGGATGCCGGAGCAGGACAAGGCGAACGAGAACCTGATGCAGCTGTCGCGGGACTTGGACATCCCGCTGTGCGCCACGGCGGACGCGCACTACATCAAGCGCGAGGACGCGCGCGCGCATGAGCTGCTCATGTGCATCGCCAGCGGCAAGACGCTGGCGGACAACAAGCGCCTGAAGCACGCCACGGACAAGCTCTACGTCACCAGCCCCACGGAGATGCTGGAGTTCTTCAAGGACACGCCCGAAGCGGTCCACAACACCCAGCGCATCGCGGAGCAGTGCAACCTGGAGCTGAAGCTGGGCAAGCCCATGCTGCCCACCTTCAAGGTCCCCGACAGCCACACGCCGGACAGCTTCATGGCGGAATTGGCCTACGAGGGCCTGCGCGAGCGCTTCACGGAGCTTGCGGCCACCGTCACCTATCCCATCGACCGCGAGGTGTACCAGGCGCGCCTGTCGCTGGAGATTGGCGTCATCCAGAAGATGGGGTTCAGCGGCTACTTCCTCATCGTCCAGGACTTCATCAACTGGGCGAAGAAGATGGGAATCCCCGTGGGCCCGGGCCGTGGCTCCGGCGCAGGCAGCCTGGTGGCGTACGCGCTGCGAATCACGGACGTGGACCCGATTCCGTACAACCTCCTCTTCGAGCGCTTCCTGAACCCGGAGCGCGTGTCGATGCCCGACTTCGATATCGACTTCTGCCAGGACCGGCGCGACGAGGTCATCCAGTACGTGGGCCGCAAGTACGGCGAGATGAACGTGGGGCAGATCATCACGTTCGGTTCGCTCAAGGCCAAGAGCGTGCTGCGCGACGTGTGCCGCGTGTTCGCGCTGCCCTTCAGTGAAGGCGACCGCATCGCGAAGCTGGTGCCGGAGGTGCTCAACATCACCTTGAAGGAGGCCATCGAGATGGAGCCTCGCCTCAAGGAGATGATGGAGAAGCCGTCCAACATCGGCGACGTGGAGGGCAAGCCCGTCACCACCAAGGACGTGCTGGAGATCGCCCTGGCGCTGGAGGGCCTGCACCGTCAGCCGGGCATGCACGCGGCCGGTGTCGTGATTGCAGACAAGCCGCTGTGGGAGTTCGTGCCTGTCTATCAGCCGCCGGGTGAGAAGACGCTCATCACCCAGTTCGCCAAGGACGAGGTGGAAGCGGCGGGCCTGGTGAAGTTCGACTTCCTCGGTCTGAAGACGCTCACGGTGATTCAGCACGGGCTGGACCTGGTCAAGCGCAACCACGACAAGGACATCCCGCGGCATGAGATTCCGCTGAACGACGACAAGGTCTGGGAGTTGATGGCCAAGGGCGACACGGCCGGCGTCTTCCAGATGGAGTCGAGCGGCTTCACGGAAATGGTGGTGAAGCTCAAGCCGTCCTGCTTCGAAGACGTCATCGCCGCCGGTGCGCTCTACCGCCCGGGTCCGCTGGACTCCGGCATGGTGGACGTGTTCATCAACCGCAAGCACGGGCGCGAGAAGGTGTCGTATCCGCACCCCGCGCTGGAGCCGGTGCTCAAGGACACGTACGGCGTCATCGTGTACCAGGAGCAGGTGATGCAGATTTCGCAGGTCCTGGGTGGCTACACCCTGGGCCGCGCGGACCTGCTTCGCCGCGCGATGGGCAAGAAGAAGGCCGAGGTCATGCAGGCCGAACGGGCCGGCTTCCTCGAGGGCTGCGCGAAGAACAACGTCGACCTGAAGGTCGCCGGTGAAATCTTCGACTTGATGGAGAAGTTCGCGGAGTACGGCTTCAACAAGAGCCACTCGGCGGCGTACGGCCTCGTCACGATTCACACGGCCTGGCTGAAGGCGCATTACCCGTGTGAGTTCATGGCGGCCCTTCTCTCCAGCGAGAAGGACAACACGGACAAGGTGGTGAAGCACATTGGCGAGGCGCGCGAGTCGGGCCTCCAGGTGTTGCCGCCGGACGTGAACCAGTCGGACCTGCAGTTCGGCGCGGTGGACGGGAAGATTCGCTTCGGGCTGGGCGCCATCAAGGGCGTGGGCGAGGGCGCCATTGAATCCATCCTGGATGCGCGCAAGGACGGACACTTCAAGAGCCTGTTCGACTTCTGCGAGCGGGTGGACAGCCGCCGGGTGAACCGGAAGGTGTTGGAAGCGCTGGTGAAGGCGGGCTCGTTCGACTTCGAGAAGCGGCCGCGCCGGCAGATTTTCGACACCATCGAGCGGGCGATGAACCGCGGCTCGTCCAGCCAGAAGGACAAGGCGGCGGGGCAGAGCTCGTTGTTCGGGATGCTGGCGGGGCCGGCCGCGGGTGGGGCGGGGCTGAAGGACGACTACGTCGACGTGGAGGAGTGGTCGGAGAAGGAGCGGCTGGCGCTGGAGAAGGAGGCCATCGGCTTCTACGTGTCGGGCCATCCGCTGCATCAGTACGACAAGGAGCTCAAGCGCTACGCGAAGCCGATTACGGCGGTGCAGCGCGCGCGCAAGGACGACAAGCTCACGGTGGCGGGCGTCGTCACGGTGTTGCGCGAGCGGCCCACGAAGACGGGCAAGCGCATGGCGTGGGTGACGATTGAAGACCTGTCGGGCTCCATCGAGCTGGTGTGCTTCCCGGGCAAGGAGGGGACGCGCAGCGTGATGGGGGCGAACGGGAAGTGGACGAAGCAGGGGCCCAAGCCGGGGTTCGAGAACTGGGAGCACCTGCTGAAGTCGGACGACCCGATTCTGGTGACGGGGACGGTGCAGATCAGCCAGCGCGACGAGGACTCGCCCACGCCAGAGCTCATCGTGGACGACATCCAGAGCTTGAAGGAGGTGCGCGAGAAGCGCACGAAGCGGCTGGAGCTGCGGGTGCCGGCGGACCTGCTGACGGAGGACCGCGTCGCCAAGCTGAACGAGCTGGCGAAGAAGTACGCGGGGGCCACGCCCGTGGCGGTCAGCGTGCTGTTCCCGGGCGAGGCCGAGGCGCTCATCGGCAACACGTCCATCAAGGTGCAGGTGCATGACGACCTGCTGCTCGCGGTGGACCGCCTGTTCGGCATGAAGGTGGTGGAGTTCGGCTGA